A single Arachnia propionica DNA region contains:
- a CDS encoding copper homeostasis protein CutC, with protein MGLLEVIALHAADAQRAEEGGADRVELLGTMDEDGLSPEPAMVAKVRRATSIQIRPMVRLRAGFRTDGGELVRLRGLIASYLDEGADGVVLGFLNGHAGIDLEVCNALVADGDFAWTFHRAVDNCLDFDDAWEDLATLPRLDQVLTAGSARGVEHGLDELLERARSNPGIARVIMAGGGLRPEHVPWLIRAGVRAFHIGSPARPGGSYKAYVDPDLVRTWRELIDEQTAAVRRSR; from the coding sequence ATGGGTCTGCTTGAGGTGATCGCGCTGCATGCGGCCGATGCGCAGCGCGCCGAGGAGGGCGGGGCCGATCGCGTTGAGCTGCTCGGCACCATGGACGAGGACGGGCTCTCCCCGGAACCCGCGATGGTTGCGAAGGTGCGCCGCGCGACCTCCATCCAGATCCGGCCCATGGTGCGGTTGCGGGCCGGGTTCCGCACCGACGGGGGCGAACTCGTCCGGCTCCGGGGATTGATCGCCTCCTACCTGGACGAGGGCGCCGACGGGGTGGTGCTGGGGTTCCTGAACGGCCACGCGGGCATCGACCTCGAGGTGTGCAACGCGCTCGTCGCCGACGGCGACTTCGCCTGGACCTTCCACCGGGCCGTCGACAACTGTCTGGACTTCGACGACGCATGGGAGGACCTGGCCACCCTGCCGCGTCTCGACCAGGTGCTCACCGCAGGTTCGGCCCGCGGGGTCGAGCACGGACTCGACGAACTCCTGGAGCGGGCCCGCTCCAACCCGGGGATCGCGCGGGTGATCATGGCCGGGGGAGGGCTGCGACCCGAACACGTCCCGTGGCTGATCCGCGCCGGGGTGCGGGCCTTCCACATTGGCAGCCCCGCCCGTCCCGGAGGCAGCTACAAGGCCTATGTCGACCCCGACCTGGTGCGCACCTGGCGGGAGCTGATCGACGAACAGACCGCCGCCGTCAGGAGGTCGCGGTGA
- a CDS encoding NUDIX hydrolase produces MNPRPLKLRRGARVLLLAGEEVLLLNDSDPGIPGSSWWVTPGGGIDAGENPAEAACREAGEETGLQLTPLDLVGPVARGRACHGYSDRIRVQDDLFFLARVRRFEPSSMGWTDSEKKRVKGFRWWRLDSLPAEVWPPWVAEIAMADPAHPLALADREESTVPLSPAEWERVSAALG; encoded by the coding sequence GTGAACCCCCGTCCCCTCAAACTGCGGCGCGGCGCCCGGGTGCTGCTGTTGGCGGGCGAGGAAGTGCTGCTGCTGAACGACTCCGACCCCGGCATCCCCGGGTCTTCATGGTGGGTGACGCCGGGCGGCGGCATCGACGCCGGGGAGAACCCTGCGGAGGCGGCCTGCCGGGAAGCGGGGGAGGAAACCGGGCTGCAGCTGACCCCCCTCGACCTGGTCGGTCCGGTTGCCCGGGGCAGGGCCTGTCACGGCTACTCCGATCGCATCCGGGTGCAGGACGATCTTTTCTTCCTCGCACGGGTGCGACGTTTCGAGCCGAGCAGCATGGGTTGGACAGACTCCGAGAAGAAACGCGTGAAAGGTTTTCGCTGGTGGCGGCTCGACTCCCTGCCGGCAGAGGTCTGGCCGCCGTGGGTGGCCGAAATCGCCATGGCCGATCCCGCTCATCCCTTGGCGCTGGCGGACCGGGAGGAGTCGACGGTGCCGCTGAGCCCCGCCGAGTGGGAGCGGGTCAGCGCTGCGCTGGGCTGA
- the nagB gene encoding glucosamine-6-phosphate deaminase, producing MEVVICSDEQQVGQVAANRVLRWVEGLTTPVLGLATGSSPLALYNELARRVEEGEIDFSCGIGFALDEYVGIDPENPLSYRQTILRTVVEPLRMDPTRVRVPNGSASDLAAAALEYDRAIAAAGGVDVQVLGIGSNGHIGFNEPTSSFASRTRVKTLTEQTRADNARFFGEGERVPTHCVTQGLGTIMEARHVVMVVTGRHKARAVTAMIEGPVAAVCPASILQFHPSVLVVVDEAAATGLNHADYFRHVVDILI from the coding sequence ATGGAGGTAGTCATCTGTTCCGACGAGCAGCAGGTCGGTCAGGTCGCTGCGAATCGAGTTCTCCGGTGGGTCGAGGGACTCACGACCCCCGTGCTGGGGCTCGCCACGGGCAGCTCCCCGCTGGCCCTCTACAACGAACTGGCCCGCAGGGTGGAGGAGGGGGAGATCGACTTCTCGTGCGGCATCGGTTTCGCCTTGGACGAGTACGTGGGTATCGACCCGGAGAACCCGCTCAGTTACCGGCAGACCATCCTGCGCACGGTGGTCGAGCCGCTGCGCATGGACCCCACCCGGGTGCGTGTACCGAATGGTTCCGCCTCCGACCTGGCCGCCGCCGCCCTCGAGTACGACCGGGCCATCGCGGCTGCGGGAGGCGTGGACGTGCAGGTGCTGGGCATCGGCAGCAACGGTCACATCGGTTTCAACGAGCCCACCTCTTCGTTCGCCTCCCGCACCCGCGTCAAGACCCTGACCGAGCAGACCCGCGCCGACAACGCCCGGTTCTTCGGCGAGGGTGAACGGGTCCCCACGCACTGCGTGACCCAGGGGCTGGGGACCATCATGGAGGCCAGGCACGTCGTCATGGTGGTCACGGGGCGGCACAAGGCCCGGGCGGTGACCGCCATGATCGAGGGTCCCGTGGCGGCGGTGTGTCCGGCCTCGATCCTCCAGTTCCACCCGAGCGTCCTCGTGGTTGTCGACGAGGCCGCCGCCACTGGGCTGAACCACGCCGACTACTTCCGTCACGTCGTCGACATTCTGATCTGA
- a CDS encoding cold-shock protein gives MPTGRVRFFDADKGFGFITKDGGGDVFVRAGVLPKGVTSLKPGQKVEFGVIEGRRGEQALSVRLVETPPSLSKASRKKAQDMAVIIEDLIKMLDALGNGYRHGRYPDDKHGAKIAAVLRRVADELEL, from the coding sequence ATGCCCACCGGACGAGTTCGCTTCTTCGATGCCGACAAGGGATTCGGGTTCATCACGAAGGACGGGGGCGGTGACGTTTTCGTCCGGGCCGGGGTGCTACCCAAGGGGGTTACATCGCTGAAACCCGGACAGAAAGTGGAGTTCGGGGTGATTGAGGGTCGCCGCGGCGAACAGGCCCTGTCCGTGCGTCTGGTGGAAACCCCACCGTCGCTTTCCAAGGCGTCGCGGAAGAAGGCCCAGGACATGGCCGTGATCATTGAGGACCTGATCAAGATGCTCGACGCCCTGGGCAATGGGTACCGGCACGGCCGCTACCCAGACGACAAACACGGCGCGAAGATTGCAGCGGTGCTGCGGCGCGTGGCCGATGAACTGGAGCTGTGA
- a CDS encoding DUF3027 domain-containing protein — MARLKLDSVAASAIDLARAAAVESGGKGAVGEHVGVVAEGERVVTHSFACLLAGYPDWYWAVTLVRASRARTATVNEVVLLPHTDALLAPAWVPWERRIQPGDIGPGMLMATPDNDPRLEPGFAATDLPADADPAEWAQLRSTVAELGLGRERVLSAAGRDAAAERWLSGAPGNGDESSRHAPATCSSCGYFVPLRGSLGTLFGACANEYSPSDARVVSLEHGCGGHSDVVAAERARELPAPVFDTIGIDEQLFD; from the coding sequence GTGGCGAGGCTGAAACTTGATTCGGTTGCCGCCTCCGCGATCGACTTGGCGCGCGCCGCGGCTGTCGAATCCGGGGGGAAAGGTGCTGTTGGCGAGCACGTAGGGGTGGTGGCCGAAGGGGAGCGGGTGGTGACCCACTCCTTCGCCTGCCTGCTGGCGGGCTACCCGGACTGGTACTGGGCGGTGACGCTGGTGCGTGCATCCCGGGCGCGGACCGCCACCGTCAACGAAGTGGTGCTGCTTCCCCACACCGATGCGCTGCTGGCCCCGGCCTGGGTGCCGTGGGAACGGCGCATCCAACCCGGGGACATCGGCCCGGGGATGCTCATGGCGACCCCCGACAACGACCCGCGTCTCGAACCCGGTTTCGCCGCGACTGACCTGCCCGCCGACGCCGACCCGGCGGAATGGGCGCAGCTGCGTTCCACCGTGGCCGAACTGGGGCTCGGCCGGGAACGGGTGCTCTCGGCAGCCGGGCGTGACGCCGCCGCGGAGCGCTGGCTCTCGGGCGCCCCGGGTAACGGCGACGAATCCAGCAGGCACGCCCCCGCCACCTGTTCGTCATGTGGCTACTTCGTGCCGCTGCGCGGATCGCTCGGCACCCTGTTCGGGGCCTGCGCGAACGAGTACTCGCCCTCGGATGCGCGCGTAGTCAGCCTCGAACACGGCTGCGGGGGACACTCCGACGTGGTGGCCGCCGAACGGGCCCGGGAGCTGCCCGCCCCGGTGTTTGACACCATCGGGATCGACGAACAGCTATTCGACTGA
- a CDS encoding NCS2 family permease, which produces MKSPKTAKLSESPDVSSNASWLERHFHISKRGSSIGQEVRGGLVTFFAMAYIIALNPLIIGTATDVNGNLISGAPKFLDEAMTQVDAAAVGASIGMVAAGTAFIAGIMTILMGMVGRFPMGLATGLGLNALVAYTLAPQMTWPQAMGLVVWEGILIAILVLTGFRTAVFKAVPKTLRTAISVGIGLFIAFVGLINAGVVRKPAGSPPVELGISGSLTGWPILVFVIGLGLLIALHVLKVKGAMLISIISATVMAIIIEAIGHVGAHVGAENPGGWALNVPSLTNFSLPDLGLLFRVDMIGAFYVDGHFSFPTFLGLMVLVFSLLLADFFDTMGTVVAVGSEGKLLDERGMPDRVTEILFVDSLGAVAGGLGSVSSNTCYVESTAGVGEGARTGLASVVTGLAFLVAVFLSPIINMVPSEAASPVLVFVGFLMIEQVVDVDWSDPEVGIPAFLTIILMPFSYSITVGIGIGFLAHVFIKVIRGHAKRVYPLMYVVAALFIIYFLQGPLLALIG; this is translated from the coding sequence ATGAAATCCCCGAAAACCGCCAAGCTCTCCGAGAGCCCGGATGTTTCCTCGAATGCTTCTTGGCTTGAACGCCACTTCCACATCTCCAAGCGGGGATCCAGTATCGGCCAGGAGGTCCGCGGCGGTCTGGTGACTTTCTTCGCGATGGCCTACATCATCGCGCTGAACCCGCTGATCATCGGCACCGCCACCGATGTCAACGGCAACCTGATCTCCGGTGCACCGAAATTCCTCGACGAGGCCATGACCCAGGTGGACGCCGCCGCCGTCGGCGCCTCGATCGGGATGGTGGCCGCCGGTACCGCGTTCATAGCCGGGATCATGACCATCCTCATGGGAATGGTCGGTCGTTTCCCGATGGGGCTCGCGACGGGGCTCGGACTGAACGCCCTCGTCGCCTACACCCTCGCGCCGCAGATGACCTGGCCGCAGGCCATGGGACTGGTGGTCTGGGAGGGGATCCTGATCGCGATCCTCGTGCTCACCGGGTTCCGCACGGCCGTGTTCAAGGCCGTGCCAAAGACCCTGCGAACCGCGATCTCCGTCGGCATCGGCCTGTTCATCGCCTTCGTCGGGCTCATCAACGCGGGAGTGGTGCGCAAACCCGCGGGCTCCCCGCCCGTGGAACTCGGCATCTCCGGGTCGCTGACCGGCTGGCCCATTCTCGTGTTCGTGATCGGGCTGGGACTGTTGATCGCCCTGCACGTGCTGAAAGTCAAGGGCGCGATGCTGATCTCCATCATTTCCGCGACGGTGATGGCAATCATCATCGAGGCCATCGGTCACGTCGGTGCCCATGTCGGGGCGGAGAATCCCGGCGGTTGGGCGCTGAACGTGCCCTCCCTGACGAACTTCTCCCTGCCCGACCTCGGGTTGTTGTTCCGGGTGGACATGATCGGGGCCTTCTACGTCGACGGTCATTTCAGTTTCCCGACCTTCCTGGGTCTGATGGTGCTGGTCTTCTCGCTGCTGCTCGCCGACTTCTTCGACACCATGGGTACCGTCGTCGCCGTCGGTTCCGAAGGCAAGCTGCTGGATGAGCGCGGCATGCCCGACCGCGTCACCGAGATTCTGTTCGTCGATTCGCTGGGTGCGGTGGCAGGCGGCCTCGGGTCGGTGTCATCGAACACCTGCTACGTAGAGTCGACGGCGGGCGTCGGTGAGGGCGCCCGCACGGGCCTGGCCTCCGTCGTCACCGGCCTCGCCTTCCTGGTGGCCGTCTTCCTGTCTCCGATCATCAACATGGTGCCCTCCGAGGCCGCCTCGCCGGTGCTGGTGTTCGTCGGTTTCCTGATGATCGAGCAGGTGGTGGACGTCGACTGGAGCGATCCCGAGGTGGGCATTCCCGCATTCCTGACCATCATCCTGATGCCCTTCTCCTACTCCATCACCGTCGGCATCGGAATCGGTTTCCTCGCCCACGTTTTCATCAAGGTGATCCGCGGTCATGCGAAGCGGGTGTACCCGCTCATGTACGTGGTCGCCGCGCTCTTCATCATCTACTTCCTGCAGGGTCCGTTGCTGGCCCTCATCGGCTGA